A genomic segment from Aegilops tauschii subsp. strangulata cultivar AL8/78 chromosome 1, Aet v6.0, whole genome shotgun sequence encodes:
- the LOC109786753 gene encoding uncharacterized protein, translating to MASNQNQASYRAGEAKGHTQEKTGQVMGAAKDMAYEAKDRATDMAEHASGQGQGTTEATKQKAGEATDKASQTAQAAKDKAASTVQAANDRTVESKDQTGTFLGEKTEKAKQKAAGAAQYTQDRTYDAAQYAKESAVASKDKTGSVLQQAGETVVNAMVGAKDAVANTLGMGGDNTNTSTTGTTEKIVRDHH from the exons ATGGCGTCCAACCAGAACCAGGCGAGCTACCGCGCCGGCGAGGCCAAGGGCCATACCCAG GAGAAGACGGGGCAGGTGATGGGCGCGGCCAAGGACATGGCGTACGAGGCCAAGGACCGGGCGACGGACATGGCGGAGCACGCGTCCGGGCAGGGGCAGGGCACCACGGAGGCCACCAAGCAGAAGGCCGGCGAGGCCACGGACAAGGCGTCCCAGACGGCGCAGGCGGCCAAGGACAAGGCTGCTAGCACGGTGCAGGCCGCCAACGACCGCACCGTCGAGAGCAAGGACCAGACCGGCACCTTCCTCGGCGAGAAGACGGAGAAGGCCAAGCAGAAGGCGGCGGGGGCAGCGCAGTACACGCAGGACAGGACATACGACGCGGCGCAGTACGCCAAGGAGTCCGCCGTCGCCAGCAAGGACAAGACCGGCAGCGTCCTCCAACAGGCCGGCGAGACGGTGGTGAACGCCATGGTGGGCGCCAAGGACGCCGTGGCCAACACGCTGGGGATGGGCGGAGACAACACCAACACCAGCACCACAGGCACCACAGAGAAGATCGTCAGGGATCACCACTAG